In Deltaproteobacteria bacterium HGW-Deltaproteobacteria-6, a genomic segment contains:
- a CDS encoding peptidylprolyl isomerase encodes MRKVMIVVLIALMAVWGCSPEAPKTEDQKAFYALGVHLNKQLSVFDLSPEELKFVQQGMSDASTGKKLVAEPETNMQKLGELAQARLAKATEKQKAQAKPFLEKAAAEKGAQKTASGLIYKEIKAGTGAQPKVTDIVKVHYVGTLMDGKEFDSSIKRGQPVELPLSQVFPCWTEGVSMMKVGGKAKLVCPSETAYGDRGRPPVIPGGATLIFEVELLDTKAATAAAVPSMPKPNARK; translated from the coding sequence ATGCGTAAAGTAATGATTGTCGTTTTGATAGCCCTTATGGCTGTTTGGGGTTGTTCACCGGAAGCGCCGAAAACAGAAGATCAGAAGGCCTTTTATGCGCTGGGTGTTCATCTCAACAAGCAACTGTCCGTTTTTGATCTGTCGCCCGAAGAGTTGAAGTTTGTCCAGCAGGGTATGTCCGATGCGTCCACCGGTAAGAAGCTGGTGGCGGAGCCGGAAACCAACATGCAGAAACTGGGTGAATTGGCTCAGGCTCGCCTGGCGAAAGCTACTGAAAAACAAAAAGCACAGGCCAAGCCGTTTTTAGAAAAAGCTGCTGCCGAAAAAGGTGCGCAAAAAACCGCTTCCGGTCTGATCTACAAGGAAATCAAGGCAGGCACGGGCGCTCAGCCTAAAGTTACGGACATCGTCAAAGTGCACTACGTGGGCACGCTGATGGACGGCAAGGAATTTGACAGCTCCATCAAACGCGGCCAGCCGGTGGAATTGCCGCTTAGTCAGGTTTTCCCCTGCTGGACGGAAGGTGTCAGCATGATGAAAGTGGGCGGCAAGGCTAAACTGGTTTGTCCGTCGGAAACCGCTTACGGCGACAGGGGACGTCCGCCTGTTATTCCCGGCGGCGCGACATTGATCTTTGAAGTGGAACTGCTGGATACCAAAGCGGCCACGGCGGCCGCCGTTCCTTCCATGCCGAAACCAAACGCCAGGAAATAA